In one Zobellia galactanivorans genomic region, the following are encoded:
- a CDS encoding 1-phosphofructokinase family hexose kinase, with the protein MAQIITLTVNPAIDKSTTVAGMSPNTKLRCAEPSYDAGGGGINVSRAIRKLGGTSLCSYFAGGPTGEFLKKLLTEQNIEQSVIPIEGWTRENLAVTDTTTNQQYRFGMPGPPVKEVEWKSALTQLEQRLHEGDYLVASGKLPPHVPEDFYLKVGRMAEKKGVRFILDTSGEALMEAAKSKVYMLKPNLAELGALCGVASITDLDLKPLAQQFLERHDCEVLVVSLGPKGALLATKNTMEQIPAPVVHQKSTIGAGDSMVAGMVMSLIWGKPLSDMVRYGVACGTAATMHHGTQLCHKEDADRLYDWIKGQKPI; encoded by the coding sequence ATGGCACAAATAATCACACTTACCGTAAACCCTGCGATTGACAAAAGCACTACCGTGGCAGGCATGAGCCCTAACACGAAATTACGCTGTGCCGAACCCAGTTATGATGCCGGTGGCGGAGGCATAAACGTATCACGGGCCATTCGAAAATTAGGGGGAACATCACTTTGTAGCTACTTTGCAGGTGGGCCAACGGGAGAATTTTTAAAAAAGCTCTTAACCGAACAAAACATAGAACAATCGGTAATTCCCATTGAGGGATGGACCCGTGAAAACCTTGCGGTAACCGATACCACTACGAACCAGCAATATCGATTTGGGATGCCGGGTCCGCCCGTAAAGGAAGTAGAATGGAAATCTGCCTTAACGCAACTCGAACAACGACTCCATGAAGGAGACTATTTGGTGGCCAGTGGAAAACTTCCTCCCCATGTACCAGAGGACTTCTATTTAAAAGTAGGTCGCATGGCCGAAAAAAAAGGAGTCCGGTTTATTCTTGACACTTCGGGCGAAGCGCTTATGGAAGCCGCTAAGTCAAAAGTTTATATGTTGAAGCCCAATTTGGCCGAACTAGGGGCCCTATGTGGGGTGGCTTCTATAACCGATTTAGACTTGAAGCCCTTGGCCCAACAGTTTTTAGAGCGTCATGATTGCGAAGTTCTTGTCGTTTCCTTAGGGCCAAAAGGCGCTTTATTGGCCACAAAAAATACAATGGAACAGATACCTGCTCCCGTGGTTCATCAAAAAAGTACCATTGGTGCCGGAGATAGTATGGTTGCCGGAATGGTCATGAGCTTGATATGGGGCAAACCCTTGAGCGATATGGTCAGATACGGCGTAGCCTGCGGAACTGCCGCTACCATGCACCACGGTACCCAACTCTGTCATAAGGAAGATGCAGACCGGCTTTATGATTGGATAAAAGGACAAAAACCTATTTAA
- a CDS encoding 2,3-bisphosphoglycerate-dependent phosphoglycerate mutase — MGKLILVRHGKSLWNVKNVFTGWTDIDLAPEGMEEARKAGELIKSNLIEIDLCFSSYLKRAIRTAWIILETAEMMHVDTRYSWKLNERHYGDWQGKNKDEVLKEVGEAFFLSVRRGYDTPPPSLSNTDKRNPEFDSNYKALDTSVLPLGESLKDTSKRVVNYFFEAIAPELAKGKTILIAAHGNSLRALIEYLEHISSDEIAKVEVATGVPHMYAFDDKLNITEHYPLR, encoded by the coding sequence ATGGGAAAATTAATATTGGTCAGGCACGGAAAAAGTCTTTGGAACGTAAAAAATGTTTTTACGGGATGGACGGACATTGACTTGGCACCGGAAGGTATGGAAGAGGCCAGAAAAGCCGGGGAACTGATAAAATCCAACCTTATTGAGATAGACCTTTGTTTCTCCTCCTATCTAAAAAGAGCCATCCGCACGGCCTGGATCATATTGGAAACGGCAGAGATGATGCACGTAGACACCCGCTATAGCTGGAAGTTGAACGAAAGACATTATGGCGATTGGCAGGGAAAGAACAAGGACGAAGTGCTAAAAGAGGTAGGTGAAGCCTTCTTTTTAAGCGTTCGTAGAGGTTACGATACGCCCCCTCCCAGCCTTTCCAACACCGATAAAAGGAATCCTGAATTCGATTCTAATTATAAGGCCTTGGACACCTCTGTTTTACCCTTGGGCGAATCGCTTAAGGATACTTCAAAACGAGTGGTCAATTACTTTTTTGAGGCCATTGCACCTGAATTGGCCAAGGGCAAAACCATATTGATTGCCGCTCACGGAAATTCATTACGGGCCCTTATCGAATATTTAGAACATATTTCATCCGATGAGATCGCCAAAGTAGAAGTGGCCACGGGTGTACCCCATATGTACGCCTTTGACGATAAACTCAATATTACCGAGCACTACCCATTACGATAA
- a CDS encoding 2-hydroxyacid dehydrogenase, translated as MKIAIFNVHNWERDYLQNANNGKHSLKMLDTYLSLDTVDLAKGCDAICIFTEDNASAPILDRLHELGVQYVALRSAGFNNIDVPHAKKLGIRMARVPEYSPYAIAEFTVGIMLALNRKLVRTHYRIMEMNFSLNGLVGFDMNGKTVGIIGTGKIGRVVAKILHGFGCKLLLYDIVEDKSLVEKYDATYTDLDALCQQSDIITLHAPLNEKTHHLIDADRISKMKKGVMLINAGRGGLVNTQDVINGLKSGQIGYFGMDVYEEEKGLYFEDHSDDILQDDAMARLMTLRNVLISSHQAFLTDTALENISQITFDNLECMEKGNACKNEIK; from the coding sequence ATGAAAATAGCAATATTCAATGTACATAATTGGGAAAGGGACTATCTGCAAAATGCCAATAACGGCAAGCATAGCCTAAAAATGCTCGATACTTACCTGAGCTTGGATACGGTAGATTTGGCCAAAGGCTGTGATGCCATATGTATCTTCACCGAAGACAATGCTTCTGCCCCCATCTTAGACCGCTTGCACGAACTTGGTGTTCAATATGTAGCCCTACGTTCGGCCGGTTTTAATAATATAGATGTGCCCCATGCAAAAAAGTTGGGTATCCGCATGGCACGGGTGCCCGAATATTCGCCCTACGCCATTGCCGAGTTTACGGTAGGCATCATGCTGGCCCTCAACCGTAAATTGGTCAGAACCCATTACCGGATAATGGAAATGAATTTTTCATTGAACGGGCTCGTCGGCTTTGATATGAACGGAAAAACGGTAGGCATCATAGGCACGGGAAAAATTGGACGCGTAGTGGCCAAGATTTTACATGGGTTTGGCTGTAAACTATTGCTTTATGACATTGTTGAAGATAAATCCTTGGTAGAAAAATACGATGCCACTTATACCGATCTGGATGCCTTGTGCCAACAATCCGATATTATTACCCTTCATGCCCCCCTAAACGAAAAGACCCATCATCTTATTGATGCGGATAGGATTTCGAAAATGAAAAAAGGGGTAATGTTGATCAATGCCGGACGGGGAGGCTTAGTAAATACCCAAGATGTCATAAACGGACTCAAATCTGGGCAAATAGGCTATTTCGGGATGGATGTCTATGAAGAGGAAAAAGGACTCTATTTTGAGGACCATTCCGATGATATCCTTCAAGATGATGCCATGGCCCGTTTAATGACCCTTAGAAATGTATTGATCAGCAGTCACCAAGCCTTTTTGACCGATACCGCCCTTGAAAACATTTCACAAATCACCTTTGACAATTTGGAATGTATGGAAAAAGGAAATGCTTGTAAAAACGAAATAAAATAA
- the ppsA gene encoding phosphoenolpyruvate synthase: MKNYIRHFNEIDINDVPTVGGKNASLGEMFQKLTSKGVQVPDGFATTAEAYWHFLQEVHIQDEIFGLLAKLNTKDFSNLKEIGASVRKAILGTELPEDIKEAIKEGYNSLAKKYKGDISLAVRSSATAEDLPNASFAGQQESYLNVKGKDELIDACKRCYASLFTDRAIKYREDNGFDHTKVALSIGVQMMVRSDLAASGVNFTLDPDTGFDQVVMVSSIYGLGENIVQGSINPDDYFVFKPSLKNGVEQPIVSRRLGSKEKTMVYDKSGSGTVNLDTPVEKQEQYVLTDAEVVKLAQWSLIIEDHYQRPMDIEWAKDGLTNELFIVQARPETVQSAKKNKLKINTYTLLNKGKEITRGMGLGNKISSGKARILHSPEESDKLQKGEILVTERTNPDWDPILKKAAGIITDQGGRTSHAAIVAREVGAAAIVGSNNATKVIKDGQDITISCAEGDTGIVYDGLLEWNENEVDIAALGNPKTQAMLILADPEQAFKYSFYPSAGVGLMRLEFVINNSIQIHPMALKHFDRLKDPAVKEKIQKLTHHYPDKSDYFVHKLAEGIATIAAAFYPKDVIVRTSDFKTNEYANLIGGTEFEPVESNPMLGFRGASRYYNPKYQDAFALECMALKRVRETMGLTNVKVMIPFCRTLKEAAKVVSVLEKNGLKRGENGLQLYMMTEIPNNIILAEQFAEYFDGFSIGSNDLTQLTLGVDRDSELLSDIFDINDIGVKKMIAMVIESARKTHTKIGLCGQAPSDYPEFAQFLVEKGINSISFNPDALIAGIKNITKAEKNKIGYGMAQSSN, encoded by the coding sequence ATGAAAAATTACATACGTCACTTTAACGAAATTGACATTAACGATGTTCCTACCGTAGGTGGAAAAAATGCATCCTTAGGTGAAATGTTCCAAAAGCTGACCTCTAAAGGCGTACAGGTACCTGATGGCTTTGCTACCACAGCGGAAGCATACTGGCATTTTTTACAAGAAGTACATATACAGGACGAAATTTTTGGCCTTTTGGCAAAATTGAATACTAAAGATTTTTCGAACTTAAAGGAAATTGGGGCCTCGGTGAGAAAGGCTATACTGGGCACCGAGCTTCCTGAAGATATAAAGGAAGCCATTAAAGAAGGATACAATTCCTTAGCAAAAAAGTATAAAGGAGATATTTCACTGGCGGTACGCAGTAGCGCTACGGCCGAAGATTTACCCAACGCCAGTTTTGCGGGCCAACAAGAAAGTTATTTAAACGTAAAGGGGAAAGATGAGCTTATAGATGCCTGTAAAAGATGTTATGCCTCGTTATTTACCGACCGGGCCATCAAATACAGGGAAGACAACGGTTTTGACCATACCAAGGTAGCCCTCTCCATTGGTGTACAAATGATGGTCCGCTCAGATTTGGCCGCTTCCGGGGTAAACTTCACCCTAGACCCCGATACGGGTTTTGACCAAGTAGTAATGGTCTCCAGCATATATGGATTGGGCGAGAATATCGTACAGGGCAGCATAAACCCCGATGATTATTTTGTTTTTAAGCCCAGTCTAAAAAATGGCGTTGAACAACCTATTGTCTCTAGACGTTTGGGCAGTAAGGAAAAAACCATGGTCTACGATAAATCGGGAAGCGGTACCGTGAACCTTGATACTCCGGTGGAAAAACAAGAACAGTACGTACTTACCGATGCCGAAGTGGTAAAACTGGCACAGTGGTCATTGATTATTGAGGACCATTACCAACGCCCTATGGATATTGAATGGGCGAAGGACGGACTCACCAATGAACTTTTTATCGTACAGGCCAGGCCAGAGACCGTACAGAGTGCCAAAAAGAACAAACTCAAAATCAATACCTATACCTTACTGAACAAGGGAAAGGAAATTACCCGCGGAATGGGCCTCGGCAATAAAATCTCTTCCGGTAAGGCCCGTATATTACACAGTCCTGAAGAATCCGACAAACTACAAAAAGGAGAAATCCTCGTTACCGAACGTACCAATCCCGATTGGGACCCCATTCTAAAAAAAGCAGCAGGTATTATCACGGACCAAGGCGGGCGAACCAGTCATGCGGCCATCGTGGCACGGGAAGTAGGTGCCGCAGCAATAGTTGGTAGCAACAATGCCACCAAGGTCATTAAAGACGGACAAGACATCACGATTTCTTGTGCCGAGGGCGATACCGGTATTGTTTATGACGGACTCTTGGAATGGAATGAAAACGAAGTGGATATTGCCGCCCTTGGAAATCCGAAAACCCAAGCTATGCTTATTTTGGCCGATCCCGAACAAGCCTTCAAATATTCATTTTACCCTTCTGCTGGAGTGGGCTTAATGCGCTTAGAGTTCGTTATCAACAACTCTATTCAAATCCACCCCATGGCCTTAAAACATTTTGATAGGTTGAAAGACCCTGCCGTTAAAGAGAAGATTCAGAAGTTAACGCACCACTACCCTGATAAGTCCGATTATTTTGTGCACAAACTTGCCGAAGGCATTGCCACAATTGCAGCAGCCTTCTACCCCAAAGACGTTATCGTTCGTACCAGTGATTTTAAAACCAACGAATATGCCAACTTAATAGGCGGAACCGAATTTGAACCCGTAGAATCTAACCCAATGTTAGGGTTCAGGGGAGCATCGAGGTACTATAACCCCAAATACCAAGACGCCTTTGCATTAGAGTGCATGGCATTGAAAAGGGTACGTGAAACTATGGGCCTTACCAACGTAAAAGTTATGATTCCCTTCTGTCGTACCCTAAAAGAAGCTGCTAAAGTCGTATCGGTTTTAGAAAAAAACGGTTTGAAACGAGGGGAAAACGGACTTCAACTGTATATGATGACCGAAATACCCAACAACATCATCTTGGCAGAGCAATTTGCCGAATACTTCGACGGATTTTCAATCGGCTCCAACGATTTGACACAGTTGACCTTGGGTGTGGATAGAGACTCCGAATTGTTGAGCGACATTTTTGATATCAACGATATCGGGGTGAAAAAGATGATTGCCATGGTCATCGAATCGGCCCGTAAGACCCATACTAAAATAGGACTTTGTGGCCAGGCGCCAAGTGACTACCCCGAATTTGCCCAATTTCTTGTGGAAAAAGGCATCAACTCCATATCCTTTAATCCCGATGCATTGATCGCCGGTATCAAAAACATCACTAAAGCTGAGAAAAACAAAATCGGATATGGTATGGCCCAAAGCAGTAATTAA